The Spirochaeta isovalerica genome includes a window with the following:
- a CDS encoding DeoR/GlpR family DNA-binding transcription regulator — protein sequence MINRHEQILNIVNRENEVSVNRLAELLKVSLVTIRSDLRALEEEKLLMRTHGGAALPPVDDITHRLSINFPTKKRIAAAAADLVKDGETILLEAGSTISLMARFLAERKDLNVITNNAFVARQFKNSLSVNVILMGGLFQKESETLVGPLVAEYLSYYNFSKVFLGMDGFTSDEGLMCRDLERAEVMARFVEKGETIYVLSDSGKFGKTAVRTVCPPGDIDCIITDGNLEESYRTFFTGIGTEILEV from the coding sequence ATGATTAACCGCCATGAACAGATTCTGAATATCGTCAACAGAGAGAATGAAGTTTCGGTCAACCGTCTGGCGGAACTTCTGAAGGTGTCGCTTGTCACAATACGCAGTGACCTCAGGGCTCTTGAGGAAGAGAAACTCCTGATGCGAACTCACGGAGGGGCTGCGTTGCCCCCTGTCGATGATATCACCCATCGCCTGAGCATCAATTTCCCTACCAAAAAAAGAATAGCCGCCGCAGCTGCGGATCTGGTGAAGGATGGAGAGACCATTCTTCTCGAAGCCGGATCGACTATCTCCCTTATGGCCCGTTTTCTTGCAGAGCGGAAAGATCTCAATGTCATCACCAATAACGCTTTTGTCGCGCGGCAGTTTAAAAACTCCCTTTCGGTCAATGTCATTCTCATGGGGGGATTGTTTCAGAAGGAAAGCGAAACCCTGGTCGGTCCCCTGGTCGCCGAATATCTCAGCTATTATAACTTCTCAAAAGTCTTTCTCGGAATGGACGGTTTTACGTCCGATGAGGGACTGATGTGCCGCGATCTTGAAAGAGCGGAAGTCATGGCCAGGTTTGTCGAAAAAGGGGAGACGATTTATGTTCTTTCCGATTCAGGCAAATTCGGAAAGACAGCAGTGCGGACGGTTTGTCCTCCCGGAGATATCGATTGTATTATCACCGATGGAAATCTTGAGGAGAGCTACAGAACCTTCTTTACCGGTATAGGAACAGAAATCCTGGAAGTTTAA
- a CDS encoding SDR family NAD(P)-dependent oxidoreductase, with amino-acid sequence MKNKDVVLITGASAGFGHDTARELLKMGYDVYATARRLEPMADLEKMGATLIKVDVTSDDDVKNAVDRIISEKGQIDIVYGNAGYGIYGNIENISLDDLKYQYDVNLFGQARLIQAVLPHMRARKSGRIILTASLMSHLSTAGLGWYASTKHALFAMGTALRQEVRGLGIKVIMIHPGAVKTNFDNVAIKTLDKIDYPDDYKPLMKGFREYIIQSYETCPGPESTVKDMVHAGTARKPKAIYDTTGQARIMKRLIKWLNSSLLDRIVLSMYSRPSHV; translated from the coding sequence ATGAAAAACAAAGACGTAGTACTTATCACCGGAGCTTCCGCCGGATTCGGACATGATACAGCAAGAGAATTATTAAAAATGGGTTATGATGTTTATGCAACAGCCCGACGATTGGAGCCTATGGCTGACCTGGAAAAGATGGGAGCCACGCTTATAAAAGTTGATGTCACCAGCGATGACGATGTAAAGAACGCCGTCGACAGGATAATAAGCGAGAAAGGACAGATTGATATCGTCTACGGAAATGCCGGTTACGGTATATACGGCAATATAGAAAACATATCTCTCGATGACCTTAAATATCAATACGATGTCAATCTTTTCGGCCAGGCAAGACTGATACAAGCGGTGCTGCCCCATATGCGGGCCAGAAAATCGGGAAGAATTATCCTTACGGCATCGCTGATGAGCCATCTCTCCACTGCGGGACTGGGCTGGTACGCCTCGACAAAGCATGCCCTGTTCGCCATGGGAACGGCCCTGCGTCAGGAAGTGAGAGGACTGGGCATAAAAGTGATTATGATCCACCCCGGAGCCGTAAAAACGAATTTTGACAATGTGGCGATAAAAACCCTGGATAAGATTGACTATCCCGATGACTACAAGCCTTTAATGAAAGGGTTCAGGGAATACATCATCCAATCCTACGAGACCTGTCCGGGACCGGAAAGCACCGTAAAAGACATGGTTCACGCCGGAACGGCCCGAAAGCCGAAAGCCATTTATGACACGACGGGACAGGCCAGGATCATGAAAAGGCTTATTAAGTGGTTAAACAGTTCCCTGTTGGACCGGATAGTGCTTTCCATGTATTCCAGGCCCTCTCATGTATGA
- a CDS encoding helix-turn-helix transcriptional regulator, with protein MQVISRPAGDELSPIVQEIWHVEFAEGDKVSTRDLIMPTGTLHVVFNFCDDYYIAENGGKGMKLPSILVTGQLDRVWEIRYGKNTNQIGLSLTPAGFLKLFHVPGALYTGSIIDGRQSPWNLSDLYSELKVCRNFEESSSLLETYVEEKSGTGQQLERMNGILEVIESSEGNIAIQTLSDKYGLSLSAFERFFKKTVGMTPKAYANIVRFAVALKQLNEGDRLIDHFYDQSHFIKACKKYTGKTPTELITGTEEITLQHMLKQR; from the coding sequence ATGCAGGTAATATCAAGACCGGCCGGAGATGAATTAAGCCCGATTGTTCAGGAGATCTGGCATGTTGAATTTGCTGAAGGCGATAAGGTCTCGACGCGGGATTTAATTATGCCGACAGGTACGCTTCATGTGGTTTTCAATTTCTGTGATGATTATTATATTGCAGAGAATGGCGGGAAAGGGATGAAGCTTCCGTCGATTCTCGTAACCGGCCAGCTCGACCGGGTATGGGAAATCCGTTATGGAAAGAATACGAATCAGATCGGTCTTTCGCTTACACCGGCGGGGTTTCTCAAATTGTTTCATGTCCCCGGAGCTCTTTATACCGGCTCGATAATTGATGGCCGACAGTCTCCCTGGAACTTATCTGATTTATATTCCGAACTGAAGGTCTGCAGGAATTTCGAAGAGTCGTCATCACTGCTTGAAACCTATGTTGAAGAGAAATCAGGAACCGGACAGCAGCTTGAGCGTATGAATGGAATTCTGGAAGTGATAGAGTCTTCTGAGGGGAACATAGCTATTCAGACACTGTCCGATAAGTATGGCTTATCCTTGAGTGCCTTCGAGAGATTCTTTAAGAAAACCGTAGGTATGACTCCAAAAGCCTATGCGAACATAGTCAGATTCGCTGTGGCTTTGAAGCAATTAAATGAGGGAGACCGGCTTATCGATCACTTTTACGATCAATCTCATTTTATAAAAGCCTGTAAGAAATACACAGGCAAGACTCCCACCGAATTAATAACGGGAACCGAAGAAATCACTCTTCAACATATGCTGAAACAGCGCTGA
- a CDS encoding SDR family oxidoreductase: MSEKILLAGATGYLGNHIARELKKKGYWVRVLIRKEEQKKQLENMDDYFVGSITDPDSLKGVTEGIDRVISTVGITRQKDGLTYMDVDYQGNANLLNEAKQSNVQSFMYISAINGDKMTHLKIFQAKERFVQELVGSGLDYVIIRPNGYFSDMADFLNMAKSGKVYLFGDGSFRLNPVSGKDLASYCVDHLNRKSCELTIGGPDLFSQNELAELALAAYGSHGKVIHLPDWIRVAVISLLRIFTGSKTYGPVEFFLTAMAMDNIAEQYGDHHLEDHFKAIVTNGGSDL; encoded by the coding sequence ATGAGTGAAAAGATATTATTGGCCGGTGCTACCGGTTATCTGGGAAATCATATTGCCCGGGAACTGAAAAAAAAAGGTTATTGGGTTCGGGTTCTCATCAGGAAAGAAGAGCAGAAGAAGCAACTGGAGAATATGGATGATTATTTTGTCGGCTCCATTACAGATCCGGACTCTCTGAAAGGGGTAACGGAAGGTATAGACAGAGTTATAAGTACGGTCGGCATTACAAGGCAGAAAGACGGTCTGACCTATATGGATGTCGATTATCAGGGCAATGCCAATCTCCTGAATGAAGCGAAACAATCGAACGTTCAATCCTTTATGTATATATCCGCCATTAATGGCGATAAAATGACGCATCTTAAGATTTTTCAAGCGAAAGAACGATTTGTTCAGGAACTTGTCGGATCCGGTTTGGATTATGTTATTATCCGTCCCAATGGTTACTTTTCCGATATGGCTGATTTTCTCAATATGGCCAAAAGTGGCAAGGTCTATCTTTTCGGAGATGGATCGTTCAGACTCAATCCCGTCTCCGGGAAAGATCTGGCCTCCTATTGCGTCGATCATTTGAACAGGAAAAGCTGTGAGCTGACTATTGGAGGTCCAGATCTCTTCTCTCAGAATGAACTGGCGGAACTGGCTCTGGCGGCTTACGGAAGCCATGGCAAAGTCATTCACCTGCCCGACTGGATCAGAGTAGCTGTCATCAGCCTGTTAAGAATATTTACCGGTTCTAAAACATATGGTCCCGTTGAATTTTTTCTCACGGCTATGGCGATGGATAATATCGCTGAACAGTATGGGGATCATCATCTGGAAGATCATTTTAAAGCCATCGTTACTAATGGCGGGTCCGATTTGTAA
- a CDS encoding leucine-rich repeat domain-containing protein, which yields MTEFQIDADRLIGLFNEEKLKKISSLIIEAYRNSDYQSLRKYASALDIKAGEFEAKPAGTFRKMMLFYHPDRRAVIHRKIRELSATGQREMLTKMEQSVSRDIIQPPRQPRHSGKKRKFSKDFTFREEYWTNPFNDDFESDDFLYTSEDRTRVTEDDFFEFIEAVRAMMYGNLPGEFLPKDLYHLDGELDLSEEGIGDLTGLEYCINITELILSRNRISHLSDLSRLTQLQMLDLSWNQITYVDELAALTSLRILDLSFNDIEDISPLITLEDLKYLNLIGNPLRSADDVRILRERGVIIIFDS from the coding sequence TTGACCGAATTTCAAATTGATGCCGACAGGCTTATCGGACTGTTTAACGAAGAGAAGCTGAAGAAGATTTCATCGCTTATTATCGAAGCCTACAGAAATAGCGATTATCAGTCCCTCAGAAAATATGCCTCTGCTCTGGACATCAAAGCGGGTGAATTTGAAGCGAAACCGGCCGGAACTTTCCGGAAGATGATGCTCTTCTATCATCCCGACAGACGGGCTGTCATCCATAGAAAAATAAGAGAGCTCTCTGCAACAGGGCAAAGAGAGATGCTGACGAAAATGGAACAATCTGTCAGTAGAGATATTATTCAACCTCCCCGGCAACCACGCCATTCCGGAAAGAAAAGGAAATTCTCCAAAGATTTTACCTTCAGAGAGGAGTACTGGACCAACCCCTTTAATGATGATTTCGAAAGCGATGATTTTCTCTATACCAGCGAAGACAGGACAAGAGTTACCGAAGATGACTTCTTCGAGTTCATTGAGGCGGTCAGAGCCATGATGTACGGAAACCTCCCCGGTGAATTCCTTCCGAAGGACCTTTATCATCTGGACGGAGAACTGGATTTAAGCGAAGAGGGGATCGGAGATCTGACGGGTCTGGAATACTGCATCAATATAACGGAACTGATTCTCAGCCGGAACCGGATCTCCCATCTCTCCGACCTTTCCCGACTCACTCAGCTCCAGATGCTCGATCTGTCGTGGAACCAGATTACTTATGTCGATGAACTGGCAGCCCTCACCTCGCTCAGGATTCTGGATCTATCCTTCAACGATATTGAGGACATTTCTCCTCTCATCACCCTGGAAGATTTGAAGTATCTCAATCTCATAGGAAATCCTCTGAGATCTGCCGATGACGTAAGGATTTTAAGGGAGAGAGGAGTCATAATCATCTTCGACTCATAA
- a CDS encoding sodium ion-translocating decarboxylase subunit beta, with the protein MREDLIQSIRELWFSTGLYGFLQEGGSGNLIMIAVGILLLYLAVRKGFEPLLLIPIGFGAILSNIPFAEIAGQATYFLSDGGEVIYNKEAHSIIESFGGFIGQFYNIGVASGLFPLLIFMGVGAMTDFGPLLANPRTLLLGAAAQFGIFIALLGTVALELIPGFSFVSTSEGDTLARSILHVAGSIGIIGGADGPTAIFTASRLAPAYLGPIAVAAYSYMALVPIIQPPIMKALTTPEERRIKMEQLREVSKAEKIVFPLIVLMLCILLLPSATPLVGMLMFGNLLKESLVTDRLSNTAQNALMNTVTIMLGLSVGSKMQAAVFLNATTLGILLLGLAAFAIGTASGVLLAKLMNRFSKRPINPLIGAAGVSAVPMAARVVNKVGLEENPGNFLLMHAMGPNVAGVVGSAVAAGVLLALVPILGS; encoded by the coding sequence ATGAGAGAAGATCTTATCCAATCCATAAGGGAACTCTGGTTCTCCACAGGCCTATACGGTTTTCTGCAGGAAGGCGGTTCGGGCAATCTCATTATGATCGCCGTGGGAATCCTCCTCCTCTACCTGGCCGTCAGGAAGGGTTTTGAACCGCTGCTTCTCATTCCCATCGGCTTCGGCGCCATTCTCTCCAACATCCCCTTCGCGGAGATCGCCGGTCAGGCGACCTATTTTCTCAGCGATGGCGGTGAAGTCATATACAACAAAGAAGCCCACAGCATTATCGAATCCTTCGGCGGTTTCATCGGGCAGTTTTACAACATAGGCGTGGCGAGCGGGCTTTTTCCCCTGTTGATCTTTATGGGAGTGGGAGCCATGACCGATTTCGGTCCCCTTCTGGCCAACCCGAGGACCCTTCTTCTCGGAGCGGCCGCCCAGTTCGGAATTTTCATAGCCCTTCTGGGAACTGTTGCCCTGGAGCTGATTCCCGGTTTCAGTTTCGTCTCTACCTCGGAAGGAGACACTCTGGCCCGGTCCATCCTCCATGTGGCCGGTTCGATCGGAATCATCGGAGGCGCCGACGGCCCCACAGCCATTTTCACAGCATCCAGATTAGCGCCTGCTTATCTAGGTCCCATAGCAGTGGCCGCTTACAGCTATATGGCATTGGTGCCTATCATCCAGCCGCCCATCATGAAAGCGCTCACAACTCCTGAAGAACGGCGGATAAAAATGGAACAGCTCAGAGAAGTGAGCAAAGCGGAGAAAATCGTTTTTCCTCTGATTGTGCTAATGCTATGCATCCTTCTGCTGCCCAGCGCCACACCACTTGTCGGCATGCTTATGTTCGGCAATTTATTGAAAGAGAGCCTGGTAACCGACAGACTGTCCAATACAGCTCAGAACGCGCTTATGAATACCGTGACCATAATGCTCGGCCTTTCCGTCGGTTCCAAAATGCAGGCCGCAGTCTTTCTGAACGCCACCACTCTGGGAATTCTGCTTCTCGGCCTGGCGGCTTTTGCCATCGGAACGGCTTCCGGCGTTCTTCTTGCGAAACTGATGAACAGATTCAGCAAAAGACCTATCAATCCCCTCATTGGAGCGGCGGGAGTATCTGCCGTGCCCATGGCGGCCAGAGTGGTCAATAAAGTGGGGCTTGAAGAGAACCCGGGAAACTTTCTGCTCATGCATGCCATGGGTCCCAACGTGGCGGGAGTAGTGGGTTCCGCTGTAGCGGCGGGCGTGCTGCTGGCGCTGGTCCCGATTCTGGGCAGCTGA
- a CDS encoding OadG family protein has product MLNQGLTLTLAGMAFVFSFLILLVVVMTLSSKIILRFFSETAPVPVPERRAKPEIAVAVAIAAARAKKDGRIQ; this is encoded by the coding sequence ATGTTAAACCAGGGACTAACCCTGACCTTGGCCGGCATGGCTTTTGTCTTTAGTTTTCTGATCCTCTTAGTGGTCGTTATGACTCTGAGTTCTAAAATTATATTGCGTTTTTTTTCGGAAACAGCGCCTGTCCCCGTTCCGGAACGAAGAGCCAAACCGGAAATCGCTGTAGCCGTGGCGATCGCGGCCGCCAGGGCTAAAAAGGACGGCAGAATCCAATGA
- a CDS encoding type II toxin-antitoxin system CcdA family antitoxin has product MKTRTNVSIDSELLSEARNMNISISAVAEGALRVRLAEEKEKAWKKENKEAIDKYNQQIDETCVFSEDMRTF; this is encoded by the coding sequence ATGAAGACGAGGACAAATGTGAGTATTGATAGCGAATTGCTCTCTGAAGCCAGAAATATGAATATTTCGATTTCGGCTGTTGCTGAAGGGGCCTTGAGAGTCAGACTGGCTGAGGAAAAAGAAAAAGCCTGGAAAAAAGAGAATAAAGAGGCCATTGATAAATACAATCAGCAAATTGATGAGACATGTGTCTTCAGTGAAGATATGAGAACTTTTTAA
- a CDS encoding CcdB family protein translates to MQFHLYTNKGKSSGETPLLLDLQTPFLSDLATRIVAPVRKKTKTEAILISKIHIPFILDNQEYTAYISEMAAVPVKYLGEEKGSLESLRTELIAAVDLIFTGF, encoded by the coding sequence ATGCAGTTTCACCTCTACACGAACAAAGGAAAATCATCAGGGGAAACACCTCTCCTTCTCGATTTACAGACGCCTTTTCTCAGCGATCTTGCTACCCGTATTGTGGCTCCTGTCAGAAAAAAAACCAAAACAGAAGCCATTTTAATTTCAAAAATCCATATTCCCTTTATTCTCGACAACCAGGAATATACCGCTTACATTTCAGAAATGGCTGCAGTTCCTGTGAAGTACCTTGGTGAAGAAAAAGGATCTTTAGAATCGTTAAGAACAGAATTGATTGCAGCCGTAGATCTTATTTTTACTGGTTTTTAA
- a CDS encoding fumarate hydratase, which translates to MKHIIERAQIYQALKAGIKKTGVVLPGDVKRALHQAIEKETGPAGKVLRFIAENLESAERENMPMCQDTGMVVAFVEMGDKVEIKDAFIDDIIHDAIADAYEEGYFRKSVVEDPLNGRKNTGNNLPAVIHHELKKGSDLKISLMLKGFGSENCSRLAMFKPTAGRDEVIESIAKIVVEAGGSPCPPTILGIGIGGTMDYAAKLSKKALIRELDDSHPDPYYAQLEDDILKRVNELGIGGGGLGGDITTLAVKVEKFPTHIAGLPVAVTVNCWADRKTIVELKGKDN; encoded by the coding sequence ATGAAACATATCATAGAGAGAGCGCAAATCTACCAAGCCCTGAAAGCGGGAATCAAAAAGACGGGCGTCGTCCTCCCCGGCGATGTCAAAAGGGCTCTGCACCAGGCCATTGAAAAAGAAACCGGACCGGCCGGAAAAGTTCTCCGCTTCATCGCGGAAAATCTCGAATCGGCTGAACGGGAAAATATGCCCATGTGCCAGGATACGGGGATGGTCGTTGCCTTCGTGGAGATGGGCGATAAGGTTGAGATCAAAGACGCTTTTATCGATGATATTATCCACGATGCCATAGCCGATGCCTATGAGGAGGGTTATTTCAGAAAATCCGTAGTGGAAGACCCCCTCAACGGGCGGAAAAACACGGGAAACAATCTCCCTGCTGTTATACATCACGAACTGAAAAAAGGATCCGATCTCAAAATCAGCCTTATGCTCAAAGGGTTCGGAAGCGAAAACTGCTCCCGCCTGGCCATGTTCAAACCGACGGCAGGCCGCGATGAGGTTATCGAGTCCATCGCGAAGATCGTCGTGGAAGCGGGCGGCTCACCCTGCCCGCCCACCATACTGGGCATCGGTATCGGCGGAACTATGGATTACGCGGCGAAGCTCTCCAAAAAAGCGCTGATCCGAGAACTGGACGACAGCCACCCCGATCCCTATTATGCTCAGCTGGAAGACGATATCCTAAAGAGGGTCAACGAGCTGGGAATCGGAGGCGGCGGACTGGGAGGTGATATTACCACCCTTGCCGTAAAGGTTGAAAAATTCCCGACACATATTGCCGGACTCCCCGTGGCGGTAACGGTGAACTGCTGGGCCGACCGGAAAACGATTGTGGAGTTAAAAGGAAAGGATAATTAA
- a CDS encoding alanine-tRNA synthetase second additional domain-containing protein: protein MENYSTRMLRENLIFSTYYAPRGRNRLYALGKLLSQRYISSHDQLIGVIGSEGAGKSTLIKALFPGLELTNDDDGVNVRPTPIYDFKEDDFFSGHTFHIDYRYESAFHQQFEIVDAVNKAINSGRRVIIEHFDLIYEALGYNAQILFGIGEEVIVARPNVFGPSPLAIKEVSHKTIKYRLMAHSAEDITSMVLEQDYNYKNPILHSDVKHGFVISFDEKPDIDIRELEAKVLDIINKDIKIQNSREQHIKIGDHEMFCTGVRTHVKSSGQIQDFKLRKEFTYDPYTKEYLLVGRVGSKEEAAGFENILMEPETEL, encoded by the coding sequence GTGGAAAACTATTCGACGCGGATGCTTCGGGAGAATCTCATATTCTCCACCTATTACGCCCCCCGGGGACGCAACCGTCTATACGCTCTGGGAAAGCTCCTTTCCCAGAGATATATCTCCTCCCACGACCAGCTGATCGGCGTGATCGGTTCGGAAGGGGCGGGAAAATCGACTTTGATCAAAGCGCTCTTCCCGGGCCTGGAACTGACCAATGACGACGACGGGGTCAACGTCCGCCCCACTCCCATATACGACTTCAAAGAGGATGACTTCTTTTCGGGCCATACCTTCCACATAGACTACCGGTACGAATCGGCCTTCCATCAGCAGTTCGAAATCGTCGATGCGGTAAACAAGGCCATCAACAGCGGACGGCGGGTTATTATCGAGCACTTCGACCTTATCTATGAAGCCCTGGGATACAACGCCCAGATCCTCTTCGGGATCGGCGAGGAAGTTATCGTCGCCCGTCCCAATGTTTTCGGCCCCTCGCCTCTGGCGATCAAAGAGGTCTCCCACAAAACCATAAAATACAGATTGATGGCCCATTCGGCGGAAGATATCACCAGTATGGTTCTGGAACAGGATTACAACTATAAAAATCCCATACTCCATTCCGATGTCAAGCACGGCTTCGTCATCAGTTTCGATGAAAAACCGGATATCGATATCCGGGAACTGGAGGCCAAAGTTCTCGATATAATCAATAAGGACATCAAGATACAGAACTCCCGGGAGCAGCATATCAAGATCGGCGATCACGAGATGTTCTGCACCGGCGTGCGGACCCATGTCAAATCATCGGGACAGATACAGGATTTCAAACTGAGGAAAGAGTTCACTTACGATCCCTATACAAAGGAATACCTCCTGGTGGGAAGAGTGGGCTCGAAAGAGGAAGCGGCGGGATTCGAAAACATCCTGATGGAACCGGAGACGGAATTATGA
- a CDS encoding DUF4387 domain-containing protein, translating to MKQPITDLARVIRSKNAGPYELTLDMIFKTSEIYEAIKKKQLINAEKIAEIYKIDKEMIKGVIYFDPSHAVKVTMKREIPSGAFGDSDIYGAQQHAPLLKLEFDI from the coding sequence ATGAAACAGCCCATAACCGATCTGGCCCGGGTCATCCGGTCGAAAAACGCCGGCCCTTACGAGCTGACCCTTGATATGATCTTCAAAACAAGCGAAATTTACGAAGCGATCAAGAAAAAACAGCTGATTAATGCTGAAAAGATCGCGGAAATCTATAAAATAGATAAAGAGATGATTAAGGGAGTGATCTATTTCGACCCCTCCCATGCCGTGAAAGTAACCATGAAACGGGAAATCCCTTCGGGAGCTTTCGGCGACAGCGATATTTACGGGGCGCAGCAGCACGCGCCTCTGCTCAAACTGGAGTTTGATATATAG
- a CDS encoding acyclic terpene utilization AtuA family protein, which yields MMKEFVVLSPTAILGYGFPEESFYRGLEKNPDLIAVDGGSTDPGPHYLGSGKSFTDRIGVKRDLRYMITEGVKRGIPVVVGTSGGSGARPHLEWTKEIVEEIASENNLHFKMGLIYSDIDKAVVKEAWKAGKIQSLDYVPELDEQTIEESHNIVAQIGVEPMIEALKKGCQVILAGRAYDPACFAALPIKEGYDEGLATHMGKILECAAIASTPGSGSDCVLGFLGEDYFRLETLSDERRFTKESTAAHTLYEKSDPYHLVGPGGSLNLERCQFIEHPEKGVTVKGSVFEKAEKYTVKLEAARKIGYRTISIAGTRDSILIGQIDSVLEKVKARVNDLLKKESMEGNVHFHVYGKNGVMGSLEPEEKTSHEICIVIDVVAPVQTMADTICSITRSTLLHYGYDGRISTAGNLAFPFSPSDIKAGEVYNFSLYHIMEIDNQDLFKVEVRDI from the coding sequence ATGATGAAAGAGTTTGTTGTACTCTCTCCCACGGCCATTCTGGGATACGGATTCCCCGAGGAATCCTTCTACAGAGGGCTGGAGAAAAACCCCGACCTGATCGCCGTTGACGGCGGTTCGACCGACCCGGGCCCCCATTACCTCGGTTCAGGAAAATCCTTCACCGACCGGATAGGGGTTAAAAGAGACCTCCGCTACATGATCACCGAAGGGGTGAAACGGGGCATTCCCGTTGTCGTGGGAACCTCCGGCGGCTCCGGCGCCCGCCCCCACCTGGAGTGGACAAAAGAGATTGTCGAAGAGATTGCGAGTGAGAACAATCTCCATTTTAAAATGGGACTGATCTACTCGGATATTGATAAAGCCGTTGTCAAAGAAGCCTGGAAAGCGGGAAAGATCCAGTCGCTGGACTATGTCCCGGAACTGGATGAGCAGACCATCGAGGAATCGCATAACATCGTCGCCCAGATCGGTGTGGAGCCGATGATCGAAGCTCTGAAAAAAGGCTGTCAGGTCATACTGGCGGGAAGAGCCTACGACCCGGCCTGTTTCGCCGCCCTCCCCATCAAAGAGGGTTACGATGAAGGGTTGGCAACCCATATGGGCAAAATCCTCGAATGCGCCGCCATCGCCTCGACGCCCGGTTCGGGATCGGACTGCGTTCTCGGTTTTCTGGGAGAAGACTACTTCCGCCTGGAAACGCTCAGCGACGAAAGGCGCTTCACCAAAGAATCAACCGCCGCCCATACGCTTTATGAAAAATCGGACCCCTATCACCTGGTCGGGCCCGGCGGATCTCTGAACCTGGAGAGATGCCAGTTTATCGAGCACCCCGAAAAAGGCGTCACCGTTAAGGGCAGCGTTTTCGAGAAAGCGGAAAAATACACAGTCAAGCTGGAAGCGGCCCGGAAAATCGGCTACCGCACCATCAGCATCGCCGGCACCAGGGACTCCATCCTTATCGGACAGATCGATTCGGTTTTGGAAAAAGTCAAAGCCCGGGTGAACGACCTGCTGAAAAAAGAGAGCATGGAAGGCAATGTCCATTTCCACGTCTACGGTAAAAACGGTGTCATGGGATCTCTGGAACCGGAAGAAAAGACAAGCCATGAAATCTGTATCGTCATCGATGTTGTGGCGCCGGTTCAAACCATGGCCGATACGATCTGCAGCATCACCCGATCAACTCTACTCCATTACGGTTACGACGGGAGAATCTCGACGGCGGGCAACCTGGCCTTCCCCTTCTCGCCCTCGGATATCAAAGCGGGAGAGGTTTACAACTTCAGCCTCTACCACATAATGGAAATCGATAATCAGGACCTTTTCAAAGTGGAGGTACGGGACATATGA